The following proteins come from a genomic window of Bos mutus isolate GX-2022 chromosome 23, NWIPB_WYAK_1.1, whole genome shotgun sequence:
- the TOMM6 gene encoding mitochondrial import receptor subunit TOM6 homolog — MASSGAGVTAAGSANEAPEIPDNVGDWLRGVYRFATDRNDFRRNLILNLGLFAAGVWLARNLSDIDLMAPQPGV; from the exons ATGGCTTCGAGTGGGGCCGGCGTGACCGCTGCGGGCTCAGCAAATGAAGCTCCCGAAATTCCAGACAACGTGGGGGACTGGCTTCGGGGCGTCTACCGCTTCGCCACCGACAGGAATGACTTCCGGAG GAACTTGATTCTCAATTTGGGACTCTTTGCTGCTGGAGTTTGGCTGGCCAGAAATTTGAGTGACATTGACCTAATGGCACCTCAGCCTGGGGTCTAG
- the PRICKLE4 gene encoding prickle-like protein 4 isoform X1 — MPKEDPEETSAQDPEVLSWGHPGLDTTPAPSWPVLRSLLQQLPPQDSDERYCLALGEEELAELRLFCAQRRREALGQGVARLVPLKLEECTCENCRERLRPGEYGVFAARAGERRCWHRACFACQACGQALINLIYFYHDGRLYCGRHHAELLRPRCPACDQLIFSRRCTEAEGRRWHENHFCCQDCAGPLGGGRYALPGGGPCCPSCFERRYSDAGSSPAPTLESRASPGEEGLCRVGAPDCAQLNAATISRATLLATAASSSLETRTEMLGSSAEQEYRAGDQTEARQGQAQGRLETPLDPKEDAPCPTCSSSSESEPEGFFLGQRLPRPWETPASLQTGDSDTSRRHCTIC, encoded by the exons ATGCCCAAGGAGGACCCTGAGGAGACCTCTGCTCAG GATCCTGAAGTTCTGAGCTGGGGGCATCCTGGCCTGGacaccaccccagcccccagtTGGCCTGTGCTCCGGAGCCTCCTCCAGCAGCTCCCTCCACAGGACAGTGAT GAGCGCTACTGCCTGGCCCttggggaggaggagctggccGAGCTGCGGCTCTTCTGTGCGCAACGGAGGCGGGAGGCCCTGGGACAGGGGGTGGCCCGCCTGGTACCTCTCAAGCTTGAAGAATGCACCTGTGAAAAT TGCAGGGAGCGGCTGAGGCCAGGGGAGTACGGAGTGTTCGCAGCTCGGGCAGGAGAGCGGCGCTGCTGGCACCGGGCTTGCTTTGCCTGCCAGGCCTGTGGCCAGGCCCTGATCAACCTCATCTACTTCTACCACGATGGGCGTCTTTACTGTGGCCGTCATCACGCAGAGCTGTTGCGGCCGCGCTGCCCGGCTTGTGACCAG cTGATTTTCTCCCGGCGCTGCACCGAGGCCGAGGGACGGCGCTGGCACGAAAACCACTTCTGCTGCCAGGACTGCGCCGGGCCCTTGGGCGGGGGACGTTATGCCCTGCCGGGGGGCGGCCCCTGCTGCCCCAGCTGCTTTGAGCGTCGCTATTCGGATGCGGGTTCGAGTCCGGCCCCGACACTGGAAAGCAGGGCGTCCCCGG GAGAGGAGGGGCTCTGCAGAGTTGGAGCCCCGGACTGCGCCCAGCTGAATGCCGCGACCATCTCCCGGGCAACCCTTCTCGCCACTGCCGCCAGCTCCAGTCTGGAAACCCGGACCGAGATGCTTGGATCCAGCGCAGAGCAGGAGTATCGAGCTGGGGACCAGACGGAGGCACGCCAAGGGCAAGCGCAGGGCCGCCTAGAGACGCCCCTTGATCCTAAGGAGGACGCTCCCTGCCCCACCTGCTCCTCTTCCTCTGAATCGGAACCCGAAGGCTTTTTCTTAGGCCAGCGCCTTCCCCGGCCCTGGGAGACCCCGGCCTCTCTCCAAACTGGGGACAGCGACACCTCCAGGAGGCACTGTACCATTTGCTAG
- the PRICKLE4 gene encoding prickle-like protein 4 isoform X2: MPKEDPEETSAQDPEVLSWGHPGLDTTPAPSWPVLRSLLQQLPPQDSDERYCLALGEEELAELRLFCAQRRREALGQGVARLVPLKLEECTCENLIFSRRCTEAEGRRWHENHFCCQDCAGPLGGGRYALPGGGPCCPSCFERRYSDAGSSPAPTLESRASPGEEGLCRVGAPDCAQLNAATISRATLLATAASSSLETRTEMLGSSAEQEYRAGDQTEARQGQAQGRLETPLDPKEDAPCPTCSSSSESEPEGFFLGQRLPRPWETPASLQTGDSDTSRRHCTIC; the protein is encoded by the exons ATGCCCAAGGAGGACCCTGAGGAGACCTCTGCTCAG GATCCTGAAGTTCTGAGCTGGGGGCATCCTGGCCTGGacaccaccccagcccccagtTGGCCTGTGCTCCGGAGCCTCCTCCAGCAGCTCCCTCCACAGGACAGTGAT GAGCGCTACTGCCTGGCCCttggggaggaggagctggccGAGCTGCGGCTCTTCTGTGCGCAACGGAGGCGGGAGGCCCTGGGACAGGGGGTGGCCCGCCTGGTACCTCTCAAGCTTGAAGAATGCACCTGTGAAAAT cTGATTTTCTCCCGGCGCTGCACCGAGGCCGAGGGACGGCGCTGGCACGAAAACCACTTCTGCTGCCAGGACTGCGCCGGGCCCTTGGGCGGGGGACGTTATGCCCTGCCGGGGGGCGGCCCCTGCTGCCCCAGCTGCTTTGAGCGTCGCTATTCGGATGCGGGTTCGAGTCCGGCCCCGACACTGGAAAGCAGGGCGTCCCCGG GAGAGGAGGGGCTCTGCAGAGTTGGAGCCCCGGACTGCGCCCAGCTGAATGCCGCGACCATCTCCCGGGCAACCCTTCTCGCCACTGCCGCCAGCTCCAGTCTGGAAACCCGGACCGAGATGCTTGGATCCAGCGCAGAGCAGGAGTATCGAGCTGGGGACCAGACGGAGGCACGCCAAGGGCAAGCGCAGGGCCGCCTAGAGACGCCCCTTGATCCTAAGGAGGACGCTCCCTGCCCCACCTGCTCCTCTTCCTCTGAATCGGAACCCGAAGGCTTTTTCTTAGGCCAGCGCCTTCCCCGGCCCTGGGAGACCCCGGCCTCTCTCCAAACTGGGGACAGCGACACCTCCAGGAGGCACTGTACCATTTGCTAG
- the FRS3 gene encoding fibroblast growth factor receptor substrate 3 translates to MGSCCSCLNRDSVSDNHPTKFKVTNVDDEGVELGSGVMELTQSELVLHLHRREAVRWPYLCLRRYGYDSNLFSFESGRRCQTGQGIFAFKCSRAEEIFNLLQDLMQCNSINVMEEPVIITRNSHPAELDLPRAPQPPNALGYTVSSFSNGFPGCPGEGPRFSAPRRPSTSSLRHPSLGEESTHALIAPDEQSHTYVNTPAGEEEQRRSRHCLQPLPEGRAPFTPQARGPDQRDPQVFLQPGQVKFVLGPTPARRHMTKCQGLCPSLQDAPHHNNNNEGPSECPAQPKCTYENVSGGLRPGAGWRLSPEEPGWNGLAQRRAALLHYENLPSLPPVWESQAPQPGEEAGDDGDSRDGLTPSSNGFPEGEEDETPLQKPTSTRAALRSHGSFPVPLTRRRGSPRVFNFDFRRPGPEPPRQLNYIQVELKGWGGDRPKGPPNPSAPRAPVPTTHPTRSSDSYAVIDLKKTVAMSNLQRALPRDDGTARKTRHNSTDLPL, encoded by the exons ATGGGGAGCTGCTGCAGCTGCCTGAACCGAGACAGCGTCTCAGACAACCACCCCACCAAGTTCAAG GTGACGAATGTGGATGATGAGGGGGTGGAGCTGGGCTCCGGAGTGATGGAGCTGACCCAGAGTGAGCTGGTGCTGCACCTGCATCGGCGCGAGGCTGTCCGCTGGCCTTACCTCTGCCTGAGGCGCTATGGCTACGACTCCAACCTCTTCTCTTTTGAGAGTGGCCGGCGGTGTCAGACTGGCCAGG gGATATTTGCATTTAAGTGCTCCAGGGCTGAGGAAATCTTCAACCTCCTCCAGGATTTGATGCAGTGCAACAGCATCAATGTGATGGAAGAGCCAGTCATCATCACCCGCAACAGCCACCCGGCTGAGCTTGACCTCCCTCGGGCCCCCCAGCCTCCCAATG CTCTAGGCTATACTGTCTCCAGCTTCTCCAATggcttccctggctgcccagGGGAGGGTCCCCGATTCTCAGCACCCCGGCGCCCCTCAACGAGCAGCCTCCGCCACCCCTCGCTTGGTGAAGAGTCCACCCATGCCCTCATTGCCCCAGATGAGCAG TCCCACACCTACGTCAACACGCCAGCCGGCGAAGAGGAGCAGCGCCGAAGCCGGCACTGCCTGCAGCCCCTGCCTGAGGGCCGGGCGCCCTTCACGCCACAGGCCCGGGGCCCCGACCAGCGGGACCCACAGGTGTTCCTGCAGCCGGGCCAGGTGAAGTTCGTGTTGGGCCCCACCCCAGCTCGGCGGCACATGACCAAGTGCCAAGGCCTGTGCCCAAGCCTGCAGGACGCCCCCCACCACAACAATAACAACGAGGGCCCTTCGGAGTGCCCGGCCCAGCCCAAGTGCACCTACGAGAACGTCAGCGGGGGGTTGCGGCCAGGGGCGGGCTGGAGACTGAGCCCGGAGGAGCCGGGCTGGAACGGCCTGGCCCAGCGCCGGGCTGCACTACTGCACTATGAAaacctgccctccctgccccccgtGTGGGAGAGCCAGGCCCCGCAGCCAGGGGAGGAGGCCGGGGATGACGGTGACTCAAGGGACGGGCTCACACCCTCCTCCAACGGCTTCCCGGAAGGCGAGGAGGACGAGACCCCGCTGCAGAAGCCCACCAGCACCCGGGCTGCCCTCCGCAGCCACGGCAGCTTCCCCGTGCCGCTGACCCGGCGCCGAGGCTCCCCGAGGGTCTTCAACTTTGATTTCCGCCGGCCGGGCCCGGAGCCCCCAAGGCAGCTCAACTACATCCAGGTGGAGCTGAAGGGCTGGGGTGGAGACCGCCCCAAGGGGCCCCCGAACCCTTCCGCCCCCCGAGCCCCTGTTCCCACCACGCACCCGACCCGCAGCTCAGACTCCTACGCCGTGATCGACCTCAAAAAGACCGTGGCCATGTCCAACCTGCAGAGGGCGCTGCCCCGCGACGACGGGACCGCCCGGAAAACCCGGCACAACAGCACCGACCTGCCTCTGTAG